The Mus musculus strain C57BL/6J chromosome 18 genomic patch of type FIX, GRCm38.p6 PATCHES MG3700_PATCH genomic interval GGGTGGCACGCGCTCCCAGAATGCCAAGCAGCAGCAAGGCCTTGAGGCCCAGCGCGCCCAGCAGGAGCGCTAGGGTCGAGGTTCCGGGGGCGCCGTGGAAGCGGAACAGGTAGACGCTGGCCTCGGCGCGGCCCAGGCTATTGGCCGCCGTGCACGTGTAGCGGCCGTCGCGGGTCAGCGCGGGCAACTCGGCGGTCACCTGGTAGCCGTGACCCTGGCCCTGCAGGGCAGCGGAGCTGTTGCCTGGGGCGGGACCCGACCAGGCGAGGGCGGGCGGGGGCTCCCCCTCGGCGGTGCAGAGCGCGCGGAAGGCGTGCGCGGGGCCCGGCAGCACCGAGATGTTGACGATCCGCGGCgcagctgctggggaagagggtCGGCGTGGGTCACTCTGCAGAGCACAAAGCTCGCGGGAGCGTTAGAGAGCCCACGGTTTGGTTAAGCAAGGGGTAGCACCCTGGCCCGCTCCCTGCTAAGCTGGAGGGAGGAAGTAAGGGAATGCCCAGGGCTGGGCTCCTGGGTCCTTTTGCAGCGATGGCCTTAGCAAGttatttctcttctctgcctcagtttctccttgtGTAAAACggtaatcacaattgctctcatTTTATGGGTTCATTGAGATTTGGCAAACTTGTGTGTTGCTTAGACTGCCGGGCTTGCAGCTGGTGCCCACTAAAGGGTCACAACGTAGGGAGGGGCCAGTTGCAGCACAGTGCTCTGGTGAACAGGGATgtacggggtggggtggggtggggatgggaaatCCTTCAGTGCAGGCgcgcactttctttctttctttctttctttctttctttctttctttctttctttctttctttctttcttttttgttttttgtttttgtttctttttctttttttgttttgttttttcgagtcggggtttctctgtatagccctggctgtcctggctgacctcgaactcagaaatccgcctgcctctgcctcccaagtgctgggattaaaggcgtgcgccaccaccgcccagctggcgCGCACTTTCTACTGCAACCCCTAGCTCTTTAGAATTATTGACTGTTTGTTTTTCAATCTTTCCTTGCCAACTATGGGTGTTTAGGAGCATCTGGACACCACCCACTAGTCCCAGGCGGGCCATTCCTAGGACCTGAGTTTTCCATTTCTACCAAGTTCTCAGAGGCCTCCCTAGCACCCAGTACGCTCTCGGGAATGTGGGGGAAGTTGGGGCCCCCCGCACCCCTCAGGCGCCAGCCCGTCTCACCAGTCACGCGCAGACGGACCCCATGGCGACTCTCATAGCGATCGTGGGCGTCGCCGGTGAACTCCACGCGGCAGAAGTAGCGGCCGCTGTCCGCCAGGGCGAGGCGCTCGACGCGCAGGGACAGGTCGTTGCGGCGCGGGTTGCCCAGCAGGCGGAAGCGGCCGTGCAGGCTCAGCGCCGTCTGGCACAGCTCGCTGCCCGGCGCCGCGGTGCAGCGGAACACCTGCGGGCCCGCGTACGGCTCGCCCGAGCGCCAGATGGCCGTCAGCGGCCCGTCGTAGTGGCGGTGCGGGTGCGTGAAGGTGCAGGGCAGCACCGCCGCGTCGCCAGCCTCCGCGTTCACCTCCGCGGGCACCTGCATGGACCAGCGCTGCGCCGGGGCACCTGCGGGCCAGAGACACATCAGACTTAGCATAGGGGGACCCGGTCCTTGTCctcttggggggggggcgcaTCTCCACTCCACTCCCCTCGACTTCCGGAGGCAGGGATGCAAACACCAGGACTCAGGCAACACTTAGTTCCTTTCTGCTGGAATTCCACTTTCTGACTTTAGAAGCATCTCCCTAGCTGTGCTCCCCCATAACTAAAAGGATGGGGGTCGGACTAGAAAGTCCTCAGACACTTCCTTGGACAGTTTGTTTCATCCTGGCGTGTGACCCACACTACCCATCAAAAAGAGTTGCTGAGATGCTATGGTATCCCGTATTACAAGATCCCTAAGGTGATAAAATCACTCACTGTGCGCCTCTGTGTTGAGCAGATCCCCCGAAGCGTCTCTTCTAGTTTTCACAAGGGATCCTAGAGACAAATGTAGATAGCCTGTTACATGTTAATACACTGAGGCGCAGAAAAGTTAAATAATTGGAGTAACTGCGATGTTGAGGCAAAGTCTGCGTCCCACTCAGACCTGCCTGGACCCAGAGCCTGTATTAGAACGCCCTAAAGGCATGAAGCTGTGATTCACCTGAAGGGCTAACAGTCTTTATTTGTAGTTGAGAAACCCagaccctgggggggggggggggggcggtgcttTGAAGCACACCAGTAGAGTTACAAGTTCCTTTAGAATCAGAGCCAGCCCAGGTGAACTGCGTCCTGGCTGGCTGcttaaaaggcagagaaagaccCTCGTGGTGGGTACTTTAACATGGTGGGTACACACTGCATTGTACCTcaagaccagtggttctcagccttcctaatgctgcgaccctttaatacagttcctcatgttgtggtgaccccaaccataaaattatttttgttgctacttcattggtgtaattttgttactgttatgaatcataatataaatatctgatatgcaggtaGTCTTAGGTGACTCCTAGGAAAGGGTCAGtcaacaccctcccccccaaaaggGCGTGCGGCCCACAGGTTGACACCTCTGCTCCAGCCTCACTTTGCCCACCACCTGGTGAACCACATTCTTCAGAATGCGGAGCCAAGGGTTGTGGAAGCTGAGCCCTGCTTCCAGTTCACCCAGTGCTGGCAAACCATCGGGCTCTGTGTTGCTGTGTTTATGGAGGTGTTCAGTCTCAGAAGGTTATGCCAGGGGTGGTACCTCCCCAAGAGGAGGCAGGCGGTTGAGCCTGCCCAGTCAGTGCCCTGGGGCACAGTGCACAAAAGGGACCTTTACAGGGAGTAATTGGGCTTGTATTATACACAGTCCCTTTATTTATACCACACCACCATGCCATCTGTCCTGAAAGCACCCAAGAGGAGAAAGACAGGGCAGAGAGTGTTATAGATGTGTACATGAAGGCCAACATCCaggcaaggaaagagaaaagccagTTCTTCCTGATGCTAACTAAGCCCAGTGCTCTTTGTGGTCAGTGAGCCTCAATGACTTCTTGGGTTGGAATGCCCTCAAGCCACCGCTGCTAGTCCATCTCCTGTAGAGCCCATACACCTGTGGATCGACAGAACCACACCGGAACTGCCACTGCTTTCGGGAACATGTACAGGTCCCAGCTGCCGCTTGCAGAAGCTCATTATGGTGGCTCTTGGACTCATTACCTTTTCCTGATGGGAGAGGATGGCTCACCTGCCCccatccccctttcccttccattCAAGTCCCGCCCCGGGTGGCCCTAGTGTGCTGCACCTGCAGAGTGCAGC includes:
- the Siglec15 gene encoding sialic acid-binding Ig-like lectin 15 precursor; translated protein: MEGSLQLLACLACVLQMGSLVKTRRDASGDLLNTEAHSAPAQRWSMQVPAEVNAEAGDAAVLPCTFTHPHRHYDGPLTAIWRSGEPYAGPQVFRCTAAPGSELCQTALSLHGRFRLLGNPRRNDLSLRVERLALADSGRYFCRVEFTGDAHDRYESRHGVRLRVTAAAPRIVNISVLPGPAHAFRALCTAEGEPPPALAWSGPAPGNSSAALQGQGHGYQVTAELPALTRDGRYTCTAANSLGRAEASVYLFRFHGAPGTSTLALLLGALGLKALLLLGILGARATRRRLDHLVPQDTPPRSQAQESNYENLSQMSPPGHQLPRVCCEELLSHHHLVIHHEK